TCGCAGTTCTTCAGTTTCTAATTGCTGGTTTTTCTTGTACTGGTTATGTTTCTTATATTTGCAATGAGAATTGTTTTTTACATCTTGGATACTTATATTATCTTATCTGATTTCATTATCGTTTGGAAATAAgttgatatttattttagatAATAGGCTTATTAAGTGTGAAACATATGGTTTAAGATTATTGCTATCCTTTGCTCCTCAAATTTCTGTTCTAACATGTCAATTGTCTCATTTTTTGTTCCGTAGATTGTATATGTAACAGCGaatatatatacttataagtcGTTAATTAAGTACTGTAATTAGAGGATCAAACATCTCTTAACAAAATTTATGAAGATTTTACATTACAAGAATATGCCTACTCATTAAACAAGCTGACGAGATTAGCGCACGGGAGATGCGAAGAAGATTACAGCAAAATATACAAAAAACCCAGCTAAAAGAATGCCAGCGTATATGTAATTTTGGGAAGAGTGCGTAGGGAATTTGTATTCAATACTACAGCATTTCATTTTCTCCCTTTCACTTGTCAAAACATGCTCTACATACCTGTATGTTACATGCAAGGATCAGTGAAAATATCTCCCCATTTCAGAAAGAATGAACACACGAaggaaaaataaatcaaaatggtGTCGCGATAAAATGGTTAGGTAACTTACTGCTGGGTGAAGATTGAGCTCTGAAGAATCTGTGAACTGTTTAAGTGGGCATCTTGTAGTCTGTGATCATATAGCAAGGACGAAAGGTCTACGAGCTGCTCCTCGAGGCTCTGAATGTATAATAAAACATTTAAGCATCAAAAACATGTAAATGTTAGTAAGCATTATGATAATACAGACACACACAAGTTAGACAGAGAGGGGGAGAGAAAATTTACATTCAAATACTTTTCCAATCTTTCAACTAATTCATGAGGGAATGGTTCTGGTAGATTGGTTGTCTTCTTGTAGAATTTCTCCAGCCAAAGGTCGGTGCTAGACTTGTTCTTTTTACCCTTCACTGGTTCCCCGAGAGGAGTTTTCAAGTGCTCAGCAGCAAATGCTTGGACAGACTGGCAAAAGTACAAGTTAGTgcaaaaaaaattcaaggaaAAGAAAAACGACTGATAATTGTAAAACCACCTCTGACGTATCTCGAATTCGATGAAGAGCAGAATCAACACGGGCATATATAATGTTCCTCTGcagaaaatttaatatttgtaAGTTCTTAGAAATACGCGGACTCCAGTCAATATTCTCTAAAAAAGCAATGTTTTCTCTAAAAAATCAATGTTTAGAGAACAAAAAAGGAAAGGTTTTTTACCAATGCCGCATCCTGAAGCAATTGACTAGTCTGAGATGTGTTTGAAAATGGCCCAAACGGATGGCAACCAGCTGCCAAGAGCCAATTCACCACAGGCCTCTCATGGACATGAGAAGCTTTTTCATATGGAGCACTCAATCCACCCACAACAGAGGCCAGCCCAGCTAATATATGTCGCTGTGCTACTGACGGTTCGGCATGTCTTCTCTCCAGCTCCGAAACATAACTGCTCAACAGAGAACGGAAAAAAGATGttataaattctcaaattcctgCTATCCCATGATTCAATGAAAACAAAGAGAGCATCCTTAGCAGTAGCATTGATTGAATGCAGTGACATGGTCAATAATTTAGAGATGACATTGGTTCAAAATCCTGGTCTGTGCTCTGACTGGTCCGGCAGGATATATTGATGGATGATGAGAGATGGGGTAATGGGGATGGAGCTACAGGTAAAACTACTCATATCCTTCTTCCTTGCAATTAAGACTTGACGGAAGTAagtggaaaataattttttttttttggaggaAGAGTGGAATAGAATATTAGGAGTAAAGTTTAAGCTTGTGCATGAGGTATATTTGCTCAATATCTGTCTACCCTTCCAGTTCTACCATTCCTTCACTAAGAAAGGGAATGGGACTAGCTCGAGATTCAATCGATGCCATACTTTCTCATATGATGCATACTCTCCCACCCTGCCTACTCCATCACCAATAAAACTGAATTCCCAAGCCCGGGTCTCCAAGCTTAGAAACCAAAGGATTAATTAATTACTAGCTAAAGAGCTTACAAAGCTAAAAGAGAAAGGAGAGCAGTGAGAAAGAGAAAGAGAAAGAGAAAGAGAAAGAGAAAGTTTGTATGGGGGCGGATGCACCGAGTGACAGGAGCAAAGAAATTTCAGTAAATTGTAatattgccagcaggtgaataATTTCAAGTCAAGGAGAGCATAAAGTTAGGAATACGTGAAATTCTGGTAAACATCATTGAGTCCTCCTTTCCGAAGGACACAAGAGACCCACCAACAGTAAAAAAGAGTAAACCTTTGAGAGATTAACAACAAGAGCAATTCAAGGATCAACGGATCAAACATCAAACCAGATAAAATCAGTATGTTTTCACACTTCATAACTTCCACCATTCCACACAAGTTGTAGCTGAATAACAAAATCAATCTCTAAAACAATAGGAGTGAAATAATAGTTTTAACCTTATTACCTTAAAGGAATCTTATCACTTTGATGCTGAAGCACAATAACTACATCATTACTTGTCCATACAAGACTATCATCCTCCATCATAAGGTGTTCATCCACATCGGCCAATGACAGGACAAAGCTGAAATTAGGAACACATCGGTTATTGATTATCAGAAATATTATTGGATGAAACAATAAATGCTTTTCTGAGAAGGATTTATTcgtcatgaaaatattaataaaattgacAACCAAACAATGAAGCATTATATAGGATGACAGCTAAATCAAGACGTTCCTCTTTACATTTAAagaacttaattaattaatgctatAAATCTTTACAACTTGCAGAATGCACTTAAATTTATAGAAAAATtgatatatcaaaattaaagAGACTGATCATCCTGTAAAGATTGTGacataaataacagtaaaaccCCAAAAGATATTCAACTATCtgaaaattatgaaataaatCGATGTCCTCCAGGATAACTGTGTCATCAAAACCTATAGCAGAGAAGAATGTCTCAAGAGTGTACCAAACTAATCAACATTCGAACATATAAATTGTACACGAAAATAGATGAGCAGGATGAATTTGCTCACACTGGAACAACTCTAGTTCCATAAGTTCGGTACAGGTCACCCTGTTTCTTTTTTTCTAATCCCCTTTTACTACCCTTTTGAAGCTTTGAATTATAAGACGCCCAAAGAGGTTTATGCTTTAGTATGGAATCACCAGTTTCAACAGTCTCATCTGTCCAGGTCTGATAAAGAGAGACAAATATTCAGGAACAAAATACATGGGAAAGTAGTAAAAAGAAAGAATACCACACAGCGAAACATGATAAATTGAGAAAAGGATCGTCAGAGTGGAGATCCTGACAACAGTTTAAAGCACATGACAAATGTTCCCTAATAAAATAGTAAAACCAACCTGGCGAAGAAAAAATTTACTCGCAAGAGTTGGGTCAGACACCTCTAGTAAACCGGCAGCAAGCACATCAGCAGATCGTTCCATCTCCTGCAATTACCAAGAAAATAGAAGGTACCAAGATTAGTCTTCGCCTTTTcggttaaaatttattaaagaaAAGTACAAACTAAAAAGCAGTCACAAGTATGTGCGTGGGAAggaaactaaatcaaataagACACGTGTAGAACCTGCAATCACTGTTTTCAAGTAAGTCAACATTCAACCACAGTTATGGTGCATTTTAGATCATAATGCATAGAATCAAATATAACTGTAGATTACAACTGGGAAACAAACCTCCTTAAGAATAGCACCATCCAAATATGTCTTTGTATGAACATGAAAACGCCCATCCTTCTTCGTTTCTTGAAGAGAATGACCCCTCATTGCTTTTGACACAGCGATGGATAACTTTTCGTGACGATGTAGTGCATGAGTACCGCCAATGATTACAACTTCCTGACCTTGGTGAACCATTTTTTTAACCTGAAAATAATGATGGCAAGacgataaaactacattcaggGAAAACAAACTTTCTCGATTCTTGTTAGtctatgaaaataaaaaacctTAAGATGCATAGTGCATATTAAATGCAGCTTATTTAAACCAATTCTAGAAACAGAAACTACAGAACGTGAATGGAAGATCAGGGAGGAAATCTCACCTCAGCTTCAATGGAATCGACATCGACACTGTAATTATGGCCTTTCACCAAGATATTGTATCTGTTATGATTCTGAAGAACAATGATAGGTACAAGGATCCTGGTAGTCATATCAACAGTTTCATACCTGATCCCAGTACAAATGCCAATTATCAATGAAAAGAGAGGCAAGACGCAAGCAGCAAACAATCACAATAGAGGCATTGAAAATGAAGGTACAATAAGTGATAACAGATGATTGAAATATCACAGTTTGATTAAGCAGAAAATACATTACACATTAGGCAGTCACAGAGGAAATTTATGTCAGGTCTTCAATTAATAAGATACTTGGTCATTTGGTCATAAGGGAGTCACTCGCATAAAAGAGACCCCAATAATGAGCGGGGAGATTGATATTGGTTCTAGCATGCCAAAATATATCAACATTAGCTTCATGAATAAAACATTCTTCGACCATTGAAGTACCAAGTGAATTTGTTCTGATACACATTGCATCTAGATGCAGTTATATAGTTAACACAGACACCAATTTGAAGCTAGAAAAGTATAATAACTAGACTCTTTATTGCATATAAGACTAACATACCTAATATCTGGGGCTATGACATGCTCTACTGTAGTTGCAAGCACAGCAGCTAGTTGTCCAACAAAAATATCATGAGCAGACTGCTCATCAACTGTGCCTGATCTTGGTAACACTAAACTTTGTAATCGAGGCAATGTCTTAGGATTGACACTTCCTTCTTCAGTTTCAATCTTACCATAAGTGCAAGGACCAGCAGACAGGTCAATCACAACAAACCTGGGTTTTACAACCAAGCAGCAAGAGAAACTTTAGAATCACACCACAGAAGACAATAGTTACTAATCGAACAGATTTGACAGGTAACCTAGAACTCGTTATACCTGCCAGATCCAAGCCAAACCTGAGACGCACCTCCTCCATTGTAACGGTACCTATAAATGTAATCTCCCTCTTGtttcttcatctcatcctcatttagatttgtgattttgCCATACATTAAACTATCAAGATCGAGCTCCTTGTTTCTAGGATCTATTCGGACCTGTAAAGAATAAGAAAAAATTGGATTTCGATAACACGAAATTCTTTGAAAAATTTCAGCTTGTTGAAAAAAACAAAGTTAATTTCTCCAAAGTATATACAAGGAGCAACATTTTATACACACCATCGCCTCAGCTAAATCAGTGTAGGGAAAAATAAAGATTCAACTATAATGTACCTTATCAAAGTTAACAACAAATATTGCATTTGGCCAAGGTCTATCCATTTCTTCAACTTGGTATCCCGCATTTTCTAAATCAAACAGGTAAGCATACAGCTTCAAAAATTCTGGTTCAACAGTAGTAGCTTCCACCTCAAACAAAGGTACTTGCCTGCCAAAATCGGCCTATAAactagaaattaaataaaaatttcatccaaaataaaaaatataacaataattctaaaattaagaaatgatgttAACACATAGTGTCACCTCTCTTGCATGGCCAGCAGGAGTCAAGGCTAATTTCATAGCTTTCTCCAATGCTATCAATTCTGGCTGTCCAGCCTATAGTGAGAAGTGAAAGTGAGAAGTTGTCAGAAGCCAAAAGCTGTCAACTCAACTTTCATTCCCAAAAATGTTACTAAATGGTGAAACCTCTAATTCTAATCTTTGGGAAAATAGTGTCAACTAAAGTCGTTGTTCATTCAAGCACAACATATTTATGGTAGGGGTGAGCAGAAAACCTAAACAAAGAGCTGGTTTCGATTGGTTTTTAGTCGACTACGGTATGGATTGGTTTTATAATTAACCAACCAAAAATCATTGTTCATTCAAGCACAACAACATATTCATGGTAGGGGTAAGTAGAAAACCTAACCAAAGAGCTGGTTTGGATCGGTTATTAGTTGATTAAGGTTTGGATTGGTTTTATAATTAACCAAACCGAAAAATTGGTTTGGTTCAAAGTTTTGAATAAGCAGATTGCTTGGTTGCTATATTCATGTTGAATGTGATAAAAAGGCGGAGCGATTCAAAAATACTATCTGCGATTTTTGTTCTGTGACTTTTCAATAGAATAATCGAACAAACATCAACAAGCACAAAATCAAACAACAACATTAAGCAAGGGGCAcaaatatccaagaaatatgaATAGGTACCGGAAATGCATTGAAGACTATGTGATGTTCAATATCAATTGGTTGGCCAGTCTCTAAGCATGAGGGTCTGTGAGATGGAAAGCTAACTCTCAAAAATTCCTCCAACTTATGGGAATCTATGGTATATCTGTAGCCTCCATCACCATTGAAGCCAATAAGGACTACATTTACTTCAAGAGGCACTTGAAATGGAACCTGCAAGAGAACAAATGATTTAAGGAGAATAAGATCAACCCCCCACCCATATATCATAGCACAGAACATTATTAGAGCACGATTCCCAACCTGAAATGTGAAACAACATTCTTTGAATAAAATTACCCACTGAGTACCTCAATCTATTCACAAATAGACGTACagttacataaaaaaaatacgcGAATTTGTACCTCAGCGCGAGAGTGAAGCATCTGACGAACATCAGATCGAACGGAATCCCTAACATCTTGAAATGCTCCATGGTGCCACGTTGGATGACCAGGATCTCTGCGATACGCCTGAGGCGCAGATTCTGCTGATTTCAAGCACAATAAGATTCCCAACAAACCGAAAATCCTAATTATTTTCATGCTGCGTCGAATTGATTGAACAAGAAGCTGAAGTTCGGTCGTTCGTCGTCTTGAAGTAGACTGGGCAGTGACCACAACGCTAGAATCAAATGCCCCCGATTCGGGTGGGCCTCGACCCATGTTGCCTCTTGGGCCACTAGTACATAAAAATATTGGGCATCTGGACTTTATGCCATTGGGCCTCACAAAATAGGtgtgatattcttatttatttgaGAAACATCAGTCTAATATTGGGGGCACTATAATTTTGACAGTtcttgtgtgtgtgttttttagAAAGTCATACCGACAACAATAAGAAAAATTGATCATGgtagtttttttttatgacaTGGAGCCCACAGTGGTTTAATTCAATGTGCACTGAGTAAACCTGACAAACCATGTGTAATACACTCGTCTGAAAAAGTATTGATAATGGAAATCGAGCTCTTGGTGTTCCTAATGCAACGCTGGAAATGCAAAggcaaacaaaataaatttcgGAGGAAACTTTATATAAACATAAATTGTTCATTCAAACCCTTTAGACAGTCAGTCGAACCTTTTTAGCCGTCAGTATATTCAAAACgtggaacaaaaaaaaaatttctaataatGTCACATTATGTACTGAACAGCTTTTTCTCATTTCCCAGTTAGTAGCATACTCTTGCATGAAATTTGGCATCTATGTCAGTAACCACATGTTTCAGTTCGATCCCCGGTAAGAAATTTGTAACTAACCCTTTTAAAATTGTAACTTAGACCTAATTCAACCCCAAAAACTAGCTCaagggggaggattgtccaagctcATATATACAAGTCCCAGAAATTTTATTCAACCGATATAGGATAACTAACACACCTCACTCACGCCAGGAATGAACATttggagcgtgaagtttacaaataaCCCAAATATGGGCAGAACGGGTGATGCAAGTATGGGCAGTCCAACAAATAACGATGGAACTTGAgatctgataccatgttaagattggaagTTGAACCTAACTCAACACCAAATACTAGCTCAAAGAGAGAAGATTGTCCAAACCCATATACGAAGTCCCAAGAATTTAATGACAACTGAGAACCCCTGACACAAAAGACACTACCATATCGGCTGGCAATGGTACAAACAAAACTCGGAACAAATACGCTCCATTTCGCATCTACAGTTCTTTTTTGTGGGCATCACCAGCTATTGCAGCACGTCCAACTTGAAATAGAAGTCCATATTGTCTCTGCAATTCTTTGAGCCTCTCCATCAACTCTCAGATTGTGGTTCACTGAGTTCACCAATCAGATCATTCATAAACTTGAACTTAATCCAACAAATGCCACTAGGTCATACTGTTAGAAACAATGCTAATAACAGTAGCGTAGAACTCGTAAAGATAAAGTAGTAACCGAAACAAGTATGATGTTTACAGTAAAAATATCGTGCAAATGAAATCAAAACCAAATCGAGGCTTGTAGCGtgtacagtttccttaaaacagattcgcccCCTTTGGTATGTGCTTCGAGGTTTCAACAGACGTCTGTTTCCCAAAatacaacggaacaaccagCAGTGACTTGGCACGAGGCACTACTACGGCGAACTGAAAACGTACTTTtactttatcaccgagatttaacGGAGGCCAAATGGAAAGATAACAATATATAATGCAAGAGAGTGCTTGAAAGAGATAAAATTTTCATGTGTATGAAGTGAGGAAATGAACacactatttataagccccaaaatgcacaccaagagtcatgtaagattaattaactcaattactcttcccattaactcaagaatatgaagagccaaaactcttcaattaactcaagaatgtggagacCCAAAAGACACTCTCACATtcatgagacataattttttattcaacctctaaattttattaaaatttccaacaatcccccacatgaatgaaaattgatacaaatcttggtgaCAAAGTTCTACAGTTGAATCCTGCATAGGATAGGTAGTTGTTACCCTTTGAACATTCCCTCATGAAATATATTTGCTTTACTAGCTGACCAGTAGACATGAAGCCCTTGAACTGTTCTGTcgtttatgtaaattaagaTATACTTCACACAAGATTCTCCCTTATACTATTCAGTTCTCATGATTGTGTTCGTGTTGGCCATGAACACATGCTTGGTTCTGCAAGAGGGTCTAGAATTGAGCCCTGCAATTCCTTCGAAGCGGCCCTACTTCTCTCTCACATAGGTGATTCTATATTGCTTCTTATCAGAATCATTAAAAGTCGTAAGTTTATCCTCAACATTCACTGATTCATAATAGGAATGGACTAGGGATAACCCCCACACTGATATACCAAATCAGTGTGATTAGGTTGTCTCATTGAACCTAGTTCTTGGGATCTGGTTGGGTTTTCCTTCGCACCAATTTATACTATAGGCTTGAGCCTCATTCCCCTTGACGATTTTGCAACTAACTCTCTGTTTAACCCCTTGGTCAGCGGATCCACTATATTATCATTTGACTTTACATAGTCAACAGAGATAACTCCAGCTGAGAGTAGTTGTCTAATGGTATTATGTCTACCACATATATGCCTAGACTTATCATTATACATATTATTTTGTGCCCTTCCAATCGCAGATTGGCTATCACAATGTATGCATATAGCCGGCACTGGTTTTTCCTATCCTGGAACATCTTCTAATAAGTGACGCAGTCATTCAGCCTCTTCAGCACACTTTTCAAGAGCTATAAGCTCAGATTTCATTGTGGACCTGGCTATTACAGTTTGTTTAGAAGATTTCCACATAATTGCTGCACCTCCTAAAGTGAATACAAATCCACTTGTAGATTTTgagtctttcatatcagatatcCAATTTGCATCGTTGTATCCTTCAATAACAGCAGGATATCTGGTATAGTGAAGCCCATGATCACGAGTGTACCTTAAGTATCTTAGCAATCTGATAATTGCTTTCCAGTGTTCAACTCCTGGATTACTcgtgaatctactcaatttgcTCACTGCATAagctatgtctggtcttgtacaactcattaagtacatcagacttccaatgactcgagaatattctaattgagacatactctcacctcgattctttgatagatgTTGACTGATATCTATCGGGGTTCTAGCCAATGCAGAGTCATCCTTATTGAATTTCTTAAGTATTTTGAATATTGTCGTATGCTATGAAATTATGCAACtttgagataaaaaaaattcaacactCTAAAATTATATTGAATATTTAGATGTGATTATTCAAGTTGCAATAATATTATCTTATGATGTgtatgaattttggaatttgAATTTTTACCCTAAAAATCTATTGTTGATATTTTTGGAATAATAATCAATTGGTTGAAATGTATAATGATTATTGATATGCAATTATTATTGAGCTTGTTTTGTGATTTTTCTATTTATAATAACCTAATTGAATAAGtgtgaaatttgaaaaataattatttgttataaaattttgagaatattgaatttttttggTTAAGTAACTCAGAGAATAGAGAAAATAAAACTGTCAAGTTATGTTTAAACCaaaaaagcatatataaaaaaataactatCAAACATCAATTACAGTCTATGAGTGAATAAAATATTGGTTTCAACCAAAATAACAGATTGGAatgaattaatttgaaaattcggTTCTGTGTtgaggtgcaataattgtccctactaGGTAGAGCAATCGAACCATGACGCTTGGGCTGTtgtgcgatttaaaatatttgagttgcaccattaccaccaacaatagtttttggtaaagcggcaaacgTTTGGTCCTACATTCGGTTAATTCGGAAGTTcggtttaatttttttaaaatataagttagTTCGGTTcgatttcattttttaatataaaatttcagttAACATAACAaactaaacttttataaataaaattaatattattaagttttttaataaagtttataaagATATAAATATTACAATTTCTAATGAAATTTATGAGACAACAGTACtatacttaaaaatattttttaataaataaaatttaaatttatttaatctaatttttatattgtaattttttatttaaaacataattattatataaaaattctaaaatttcgGTTGATTGTGTTACTGATCGAAATAATCGATTTTTTCGATTTAGTTTGTTAGGTTTTCGTAGTAAAGTTCCGTCGGTTCGGTTTGTTAGAAAAAAAGTTCAGTTAATTTGATTTTAGAATATTCGGTTTGATTTTAACTGAATCCATTACTGTTTAATACATGATGGAGCCAGCCCCATGGAAACATGCGTTGAATTGAgacataattttttattcaacctctaaattttattaaaatttccgGCACATACTTCTCATCAGAAGATTCGTTAGGAAGAACTTCAGGAGCCAACCACTAAGGCTGCATTATCAAGATAACATGTTTTTCAATTTACGAATTTGAGGCTCATGAAGTTGTAAATCAATTACAACAGATTATATTCATATAACAAGGAAGATGCCTGAGTTTTGGAGTAAATTGCATTTAATATTGGAAAATTAAAAGTAAAAAATCCCTAGTGATATTTGGGGGGGAACACTTTTATTATGGATATTGGATCacgagtagatctcttgtgagacgacttcacgaatctttatccgtgaaacgggtcaaccctatcgatattcacaataaagagtattactcttagcataaaaagtaatatttttttatggatgacccaaataagagatttatctcacaaaatacgacccgtgagacaatctcacacaagtttttgattTGGATCACATTCTCCAAATGTGGCAGTGGCCGAGTACGATGAACTTTATACTATATATTCttaattaaattactaataTATCCCTGAAATAtcaacatacataaacttgtTAGTATTATCTGAAaagtttaattattatttttttcaattttcaaaCCGAACTGATTTTCAATATTTAAAGTATCAAATTAGTTGCTGGAATTCATTttgttattaatatatatttcatcAATCATCTAGATactcaaaacaaaataaatttttcttctaatccATGAATGATGTgggaaattaaaaaaaaaagacaaattATAATGAAATTTTTCTAAGTTGGCAGTAAATGGATCTTATCAAGATTACAAGTTATTTCCATGAATTATGGAgcaattttcttttaatttcaaTCGAATGTACTTATAAATTCAAAATggttaatataaatatattaaataaaaattgttcTGTAAAACTTGTAGTGCTATGTAATTTCTCTGATATCATATCGAACAACCATAGATTTATGAAGGTGGTTGCATAACTGAGTTCAGAATACAAGTTGTAAGTAGTTTCTAGTTAGTTATATTTCTACTTTGCCTGGGCATGTTCTTCTCATTTCCATTTTTTGGTGTGTGTCACCCGAGTTGGTGCAGCGTGACTCGATTAATCGAACCATGAACTCGGGGAACTCGGGGGCTTGTTAATTATCGTGACAACTTGGGGTTCCTCAAAATTTCAATAACTAAGAATGACAACTTTAGGAATACAAACTTGCATAGTCTGTAAAGAAATAAAGTTCAGATGACGCAGCAAAAGGGAAGATTTATTCATTCAGTGAATAAATACAAAGTTCCTGAATGGTACAGTCTCCGGTACAGGAGCTCATAAAACAAGACAATATCTACAAAAGGAAGACAAGGAGATAGAGCATCCGAAGAGcggtaaaaaaattataatttgctTCGACAGAGATTAGTGCATTAGTATGTGATCTTCACAGATTCAGTACAAGTACAACATGCCGACGAATTAGTAACAATCTCTCCCTCCTGTCACCGGTATTTATTGCAGGAGTACACCATTCAGGATATCAAGATCAGTTGTAATACATTGGTTATAACATTGGAATTCCTTCCTTTTTTACATACAGTAGAGGTTGGATTGGGATCTCATAGCGAAATGAGCGATCAAGAACCACTACGAAATTGCAGGAGAAGAGTTCAAACACCCCAAATGAATATAATCGGAGATTCATTATTCTGACTTGGTAGGATGAAAGATCGAGAACATATCTCCTAATTATAGGTTCCCTGGAATGTGTCTTGAGGTAAAACTTAAATGTTGGTGTTGTGTGACATGTCGATGAAAGGTTGAACATAGAAACCCTACTCATAGCCGAACATTAGCATGTATTTGTCAAGAAACTTTGTGGTACAGGAAGATCAAGAATGATGAGAAAATAACATCTTTCGGACTCTCTGATATATTGAACTTCACCATTCATATGCTTCAAAATTTTTCTGCACATACTAAGGCCCAGGCCTTGCTGAGTCGCCCATCGACTGTTGTGGAACATGTCTTTGACCAGTTCGGCTGGAAGACCTTCACCTCGGCACACAATCCTTCAAAACGGTTAAGCAATTGCCAATGCTTAAGATATTAGAAATTGTATGGCTGTCtcaagtttaaaaatattgtaagAAGACGTCACTCTGTTGATCAGCAAATATGCTGAAAGAAAATGGAACTGACAGTTTAAAGAAACTCCAACACTACCAGATAGAAAAAGTGTAACGATAGTGTCGGATATTTTAAagcttaatgaatgaaaatcaagtaaagacgaaagaaaactaaaaacaaaaaacattcAAGGGAAAATCGACGCTCTGAGACAGCTGGGGAGGCGCCTAGGCGCCTTCCTCTGTGCCCTGGAATTTCACCGCTTAACGGGCGCCTAGGCGTCTCCC
This window of the Primulina tabacum isolate GXHZ01 chromosome 4, ASM2559414v2, whole genome shotgun sequence genome carries:
- the LOC142543309 gene encoding uncharacterized protein LOC142543309, producing MGRGPPESGAFDSSVVVTAQSTSRRRTTELQLLVQSIRRSMKIIRIFGLLGILLCLKSAESAPQAYRRDPGHPTWHHGAFQDVRDSVRSDVRQMLHSRAEVPFQVPLEVNVVLIGFNGDGGYRYTIDSHKLEEFLRVSFPSHRPSCLETGQPIDIEHHIVFNAFPAGQPELIALEKAMKLALTPAGHAREADFGRQVPLFEVEATTVEPEFLKLYAYLFDLENAGYQVEEMDRPWPNAIFVVNFDKVRIDPRNKELDLDSLMYGKITNLNEDEMKKQEGDYIYRYRYNGGGASQVWLGSGRFVVIDLSAGPCTYGKIETEEGSVNPKTLPRLQSLVLPRSGTVDEQSAHDIFVGQLAAVLATTVEHVIAPDIRYETVDMTTRILVPIIVLQNHNRYNILVKGHNYSVDVDSIEAEVKKMVHQGQEVVIIGGTHALHRHEKLSIAVSKAMRGHSLQETKKDGRFHVHTKTYLDGAILKEEMERSADVLAAGLLEVSDPTLASKFFLRQTWTDETVETGDSILKHKPLWASYNSKLQKGSKRGLEKKKQGDLYRTYGTRVVPVFVLSLADVDEHLMMEDDSLVWTSNDVVIVLQHQSDKIPLSYVSELERRHAEPSVAQRHILAGLASVVGGLSAPYEKASHVHERPVVNWLLAAGCHPFGPFSNTSQTSQLLQDAALRNIIYARVDSALHRIRDTSESVQAFAAEHLKTPLGEPVKGKKNKSSTDLWLEKFYKKTTNLPEPFPHELVERLEKYLNSLEEQLVDLSSLLYDHRLQDAHLNSSQILQSSIFTQQYVEHVLTSEREKMKCCSIEYKFPTHSSQNYIYAGILLAGFFVYFAVIFFASPVR
- the LOC142542008 gene encoding secreted RxLR effector protein 161-like is translated as MSCTRPDIAYAVSKLSRFTSNPGVEHWKAIIRLLRYLRYTRDHGLHYTRYPAVIEGYNDANWISDMKDSKSTSGFVFTLGGAAIMWKSSKQTVIARSTMKSELIALEKCAEEAE